The sequence below is a genomic window from Neodiprion pinetum isolate iyNeoPine1 chromosome 7, iyNeoPine1.2, whole genome shotgun sequence.
TATTAGGTAAATTGCGTCGTTTTCTCAGTGCGGTATAgagaaaattatcattcaaacgttcttatgtttttttttctttccctttccATTATAATGttgaattgtttattttttttatttcagaaaaatactTCGATATGAACAAGAAACAATGCCGGGATGCGTTAGACCTTTATAGAAAATTCTTAACAAGAATGAACAGCGTTGGAGAATTCCTGAAAGTTGCAGAGGTAAAGGATAATACTCCCTCAGATTGATAATCGGTCGATAAGGTCGACACgattattgtttattatttctcattgAAATATTCTCCGTTTCAGAATGTTGGTATCGATAAGGGAGACATTCCAGATCTCACAAAGGTACGACGAGTTATAAATCATTTGCAAATTTCCTACTCTACCCGATCCAAGTAAAACATACGTACAaaactaataataattcaaagtTTTTATAACTCGGATACGTTTCTGAAAGGTAAAACCTTGTCGTTTGTGAATATATTATTGGCGTAGAATAGCTTGGTAGTGAGTCGAAGGCATTCAAGAAAATAGCCAATTGCGTATCGCTTCTCTGGTGTTTCTTATCTGTTGTCAGTGCAGCTGAAACAATCCCCAGCAGCGATGACAACATACTTATAAGCGTGTATTTCGACAAAGCGAAGCGAAGCATCGCAAGAGTGCCttgtaatttgataaatatatttttctaggCTCCCAGCAGTCTGCTCGATGCTCTCGAACAGCATCTTGCCTCCTtagaaggaaagaaaggaTCTGCGGCTAATACGCCAACGCAAACAGCTAGGTAAGATCACAGTAcattatcttcttcttcttcttatacTCTGTAATGTAGCGGGTGTGACAACGTTTATTAACATACAATTGAGGTATggatgatagaaaaaaaaaaaagaaacaaaaaaaaacctcactcgattgtaaatatacataaaaatgcttaaggaaatttatttacaatatttacaatgtgtttttttcttttctctctctctctctctctctattttactgcaatcaaaaatattacaccTTGATTATTAATGATCGACATTCGATATTACTatcaaatattacaatatcaaTACGCACGTGGCTTTGCTGCATCGTTCATATTTACTAATGCTGATGATatctttttataattttgtctttttcttattattattgttagcaTTTTCTCCCTTTATCTTTGCAATCGTTgggaaaatatttctgaataGCTGTACCATGATGAGAATTAAtcgtttataaatattgttataTTGGCAAATCAACAGacgttacaaaaatatttttttcatacatctaTGTACCCAGAGGTATTCAAACCACATCGCACCTCATGgtaattgttatttaaatcTTTTCTACCGATGATCATACACCTTATATTTCTATGTATTTTGTGTTACTTATAGTTTGTTGATTTCTTTCgacaatattataaattttttttcatttccttgcAAATCATCTAGTCTGTGGTTACTACACTAAAGCCTCTTTAGAAACAGgctaaataatttcatttcaaccgtttaatcaagaagaagaaaagaaatcggTGTGGTTAAGAAATGTTGAATATATTTCGATAAGATTCATTGATATCTCTCgcttttgttaaaaatacaCCCGAGTATATccatatgaatatttatacctTTAAATAACGCATAACGCtgttattgtattattttaaaGCAATTGGTGATCAAAATTACTACATAATATCGAAGTTGAGAATCATTATAAAATAGATTCAGCGAAGAATCGTATTACACGCGAGTTGTAAAATAGTATGATTCTCAACATTGATATAATCGTATGTTACAATGAATCCAATATCGCTGTCATTTCTATCCATCCCCCTACCCTGAATAATAGagttgtatttttatattttttttcaattcacacacacccacacacTTTGTGTCTTCAATTAGATTAATTGGtatgtttattataaaaatatttcttaacgCACATATTGTATATCTTTGTCGTATTTCCCCCTGTTATACAAAATCTAAGCCAACGGATGAACCTTACAATACAATCCACATGCTTCatcaaattataaatttaaatttagtATCCATATCTTTACCGATTTGACACAGACTCAATGCAAGTATcccaaaatttttacatccaATTTGTGTGTACTGTATTCTGAGCTTCGATtgtattttagaatttttcttttatttttatttttttatttttttctataaactTGTATCATTCTCGAATTATAATTGTGTTCTTTGATAACGCACTCAGACAAGTATCACATAAATTACTGCAACCACAATTTATGCACCAAATTATCGTCTAGTTGCACATGTATTTATTTGTCAAATTGATTTCAATCTCACGCCTTTGATACAAAAAGTAGTATATTATGTTGTAATATGAAAACACGCCTGTCAATAATTGAAGTATTGCTACGATCGCTCAATTCCTGTACTTTTGGCACCTCGCGCAGTAGAGTTATTGCTAATTATTTGCAAAACTATATCTCTGCATGCTGCAaattgggggaaaaaaaaaaaattagaaaaaaggtGCGGATTAATTTAGAATAAATGCatgtgtaatatattatacctgtacgTAAAAAGTATTACACAactatacatgtgtatatacctatatgtatatagatatgtatataaatatttatacacgtataaatgAAACACAGTTTTGTGTCGTACCTTTAATTTTTGATGCATTGTAGCCTCTGTACGTACTACactatttatttgtttgttttttttgttttctctcctttatttttcaattatcaacATTCCCGTTCACCACTTATCCCTCGTCACAACCTACACTTTATATCTCTCAACGTTGAAATCTATCTTCCCTCTCTtatccgtaaaaaaaaaaacaaaaaaaaaaaccacctcTGACGAATCGTCATCCCTTCACACACACCCAACAAACCCTATCATTGCCCAAGCAGCCATAGAACGAATGTAAAGTCGGGAGTGTCCGCCCTGTCTTCCACCAGCATGGCGTTTGGAACAGCAGCCAGCAACGCACGACTCGATCAGACCGGTAATGGGCACATTGACGAGGCGTTGAGACAACAGGCTCTAGCCGAGGAAGAAGCAGCTATGAATCAGTACAAGGTAAGTGATCGGGAGTTGAAGAacagtttttatttaaatctgTTACATGTTTTAACTACTCGACCGAACTTTGATTCGTTTTATCGTCCTCCCATTCAACAACGTTTTATCCACTTAGGCCAAAGTACAGTCACCGTCGGGTGGTCCAAGCACTAATCCATTTCTCAGCTCTCCGACGAACAATGCTGGACAGCCAATCGTCGATTTATTCAGCTCGGCACCGGTGACGGATAATCAGGTGCGTTTGAAGAAGACTCAAAAACGTCGTTGATCATTTTTGTTCGTTATGGAAAAGGAATACCGGGTTTTGATAAAAGTATTGAATGTAAACTAACAACTTATAGGCACAAAAAGCATCGGACGACCTTCTGCAACTTGCAGGAAACCCGTTTGCGGATATGTTTGGTAATGCGCAAGCGCAGCCACAACCGGTGCAACCTGCGCCCGGTCAAAACAATATGTGGATGACAAACGGTAATGGTAAATGCAactttatacttttttaattttattattcagttGCACtctttttttatgtaataataatgtagagatattttttattttatgcacttttttttctttagtttcttttctttttgttttgtaggTTTCGGAGCTGCTCCACCACCAGCAAATAATGCCTTTGTTACAGATAACAATTTCTCGTCTGTATTTGGAAATAATCAAGAACAATCAAGTGAGTATTTTGTTACGAATCTTTTCATTCGTCCTGTAAAAACTCCCACTAGCTCATtgtgtttatattttattttctttcatttcatttcatttcatttcatttcatcgttttatcattttatacaACACCAAActcatttttcatctcgtcTCACTAGTTTCCCACGCTCCTTGTGCTGTAAATGAAGCATCGATGAGTCTTTCTTTCATTGATTCTTCTCGACTTATtctagaaaaaacgaaaacgaatAGACTTTACTCTCACTGACAGATACTAGATGCATCCAAGAAATCTGATTGATCAATGTCGCTTCAAGACTCGTGGAACATGAGAAAAATCTCAATTTGTACATTGgccaatgaaaaaaagttacagaAACTCACAAGGATTGATTAGCGTTACATGTCTTTAAATGTTAACAATGTAAATAAGAACCTAACACGCAGCTAACAATGCACGTTGACTAATTTTTGCGCAAGCTGCTGCCGCAGGACTTACCGGTTCTGTACCCAATCCATTCATGTCCGATTTCCCAACATCCGGTCCTCAGCCAACGAATGCAGCCAATATCGGCTTGTTCGATAGCAACACAGACCTGACATCCTCAGAAAGTCAACCATCCGCCGGTGGCGGGGACCTATTCAGTGCTGGCGGTCAGGCAGATTTCTTTGGGGGCGACGGTACAGTGGTCGGTACCTCAGATGCGGGTAACGGGGACGCAGTTCTTGGGTCGTTACCAGGTGCGGCGTCCTCCGGAGCCCTTGGCTCTGTAAAGTCCACTGCAACGCCGCCGCCCAGACCACCGCCTCCCGCAAGTGCTTCTAACGGTACACCAAGAGCGATGTCTCCTGCCATTGGAGGCGCCTCGACTGGCAGAGCCGCGGCCTCGGCGCCTAGCAAAAGCGCCTTCGACGATCTAAATGACAGTATTCGTATGGCCCTGGGTGGGTCGCCGTCACGCCCGCCACCCCTCGCCCAGCAAGCTGTTCCTCCTGCTCCACAACAATcccaacaacaacagcaacaacaacaacaacaacaacaacaacaacaacaacaacaacaacaacaacaacaacaacaaccaaGTTTGGTTGGCTTCGACAAGTTCGATATGGGGGGTATGGGGGGTATCGGGGTCGTTGGACAGCCCGTAATGGGTGTAGTCGTCGCTCCGGGTTACGCTATTCCTTCCCAAACCCAAATTCCCGTCGGGTACGGTTCACCGGCAAAGCAGCCTATGTCAGGTGACGGGAGTCTCATCATTAGAATGCATGCGATGTGTTCTTGTTCAGTGCTCCGAGCccaaaaaataacaattgatATCGTAGTTTAGGCTGAAGTCAACGCTTTAAGAGCCGACCATATCAGTTCCTTCTTGCAACACATGTACACACGTGCGAGCAATTTTCGCGGGCTAAATTCTCGGTCATTAGAACTCAGATCAAGGTGAAATTATGCTTCGACAGCTCTTGCTGTAATTTTCTTTGCGTGGAGTAACTTTTGATACCCAACTAGCTCTGATAATCAGTTCAAAGATAAATCAAAATTCTAAGTGGGTTCAATAGTcgccattttgattttatgcCTAATTATTTTCCTTAATAATGCGGACTTAAAATTGTCGGACTTTCCTTCACGTCAAGCATTTATACcaaaggaataatttttttcatcaaatatgTTACgaatatcaacaatttgatTTCCTTGCATTTAAACCACAAAAATCACTTTTACGCGTGTACATgtaatacataaaaaaaaaaaaaaaaaaaacagaaacgaaTATGAATATGGTTTCCTCTTAATGAATGTTTAACTATTATAcgcattataattttttctcttcctccttatttttatcctttattttattaatttttgtactACTGACTTGGTCGATTACGTCGTAGATATAAATGTCAGCTAATGTAACAGTTTTTATTTGGCGAACAATGCTGTACAAGataatttctttcaccttCGGCTTTTTATCTACTACCACCACTAAAAAAACCTGGCTATACCAGTGTATGTAATTAACCGTTGAAATTCCTCAGATATCTGAATCCATTTTGTTGATGTGTTGTTCTTTGTAACTGTAACGTATTATCTTGGTGTATCAATAGAGTGATTTAGTGTTTGTCTTTAAATTTGGTTTTGTACATAGTTATTCCAACCGCAAAACGTGTACCCATACACACGTTGATTAATTgtgcaaaatgaaaatagaaattctAGTGCTCACAATTAGTCAGGTCGTTTAATAATCACAAGTTATCACCAGTGAAAAGTATAATCAACGTTCACTTAGAGCTTGAATTTCATTATATCGCACAATAATGTACAATAAACAATACTTGAGCAACAATGTAAACGGATTCCGACGAATTAACCGTACATGGGAGAACTATTTAAAAAGGCTACTTTCTATCAAATTAAAATCAGCGACTATCTGGTATCTGGGATTTGCTTTTCTGGGGCTTTGGCTGACGTAGGTGTTGCTTAGGTTTTGACGGTTTGGGCTCGGTGCTGAAGCCATCCACCACTGTGTCTGGAGCTAATAACGTTTCAGCAGCGGGTCAACCGGCGACAACTGGAAGCGGCGGAAAGGTCCTGACTGGTGACTTGGACAGCAGTCTTGCCAGCCTCGCGCAGAACCTTTCTATCAACAAGAGTGCTCAGCAACAAGTCAAGTGCGTCACACTTGTTCTAAAACTTCTTTAAGAACCCAATATTATATCTACGATACTCAAAAGTTTCGCTCATCATCTTTTTTactgttgaaaataatcgacgtatttttttcattattcaaggGGAATGCAATGGAATTCTCCAAAAAACGCTGCTAAGACTGGGGGACAAACGGGTTGGACGCCTCAGCCGATGGCAGCGACAACGGGTGCCGGTTACAGACCAATGGTGAGTTGAAGTTTTCTCTTTACCTGTATTATCGTTATTCttatcgttgttattatcatcattattaatgttgttattattttgtaaataatatataattactAGCACGTTAATCGTTGTTTGTATAAacatacacacacaaacacacaatTAAATACATCACATGTAGGTGCAATGAATAGCTTTCTTCAAGCGATTTCTCCTCCTCCAAGCTTTTGATcgcatttttatacaatatagaACACCGTATCCATGCAAGTTGCACATAATATGTCGTTATTTGTAATCCCTAAGTTTGAGTCtgcgaagatttttttttttttgtcaatttccCGTAATACTGTGTCGATATATAATAGATAGAGAAAACAGAGTTTTCATATCGTCTTGCATTTTGCTCAGGACAGACCCGCAAATATGCTGTTTGACAACATATTGCTGTAAGTAGAAAGCTCTAGATCAATCGTCCGTAACTTTTACTGTATTTcgattaatattatacaatatcgATAATAGCTTTTAACTTGGTTTGCTTTGCTTAAACATATACTCGAATAACTCTTTATTGATTGTTTAACTCGTCGCAGTAGATTTAATCATCATGTGTGTATCGAGCGTTGGAAAAATATCAAGTAAATGGACTAGCGTAACAAAGGAAGAATCATCTCAAACGTAacgttaataaattattacctATTAAGCCTTCCTGCATACCCTTTCCAAAACCGTAAAGTATAGTTTTGCTATTTAGTTAAATATTGTTCTCCGAATGATCGTTGAGCAATAAATTACGCGCAAAAATAATGTTTTcctgttttgattttttcgctacaagttcttatttttttactttggaCCCGGCCGAAATTCGCCAtgattcttttttgtttttcttaagTTAGTGACGATTGGCATATTTAGTGCAGTGATGCATGCGTGGCATATGGCATGTTGCCGGCTGTTACAGGGCCAAGGAATGACACAACTTCCTCCAACAGCCAGTATGGGCTTCCCAACCCAGCCTGCTATGCCTCTGGTGAGTTTTCCCCCATTTCAATTCACGCATATTTCTTCCCCCGTTCCGTAGTTGAAaaactgacttttttttttccttctctctttcgtCTACTTCGTTccatgaataattaattagtttATCGCAGTAGTTCAGCATTGAATAACGTTGCCGTTTCGTATGTGACGCAACTATATGTTACCACTTTACAGGGTACATTACAAGTAAGCGAAAAACATTAACACAAGAATGTACTTTGTAGGTATATTTTTGAGCACATTAAATTGGCGAATTTCAATCGAAcgaattttgataaatctATGATTCTTCGTCGTGGATTGATCAGATGGTGTTTTTAGTCCACTGCACGCTCTGCTTTTGCAACTGTAATTATACAGAAACACGTATCGCAGCAAAGAATTGACGATCTTAGGCCTTTCTTTAATAAACAAACGGGCTCAATTGTTACTTGGTAATTAAAGAGTAAAGATTAGTTCTAACTGTATTTTGTTGAATACActtaataatttcatattctCACAACCACCTTTCTCATAATCGCCTCTCCTAATACGGTTTTTGGCCTATGATAACAAAGAGCTAactttagtttttttttttatttatttttttttttcttgcacaTTGTAGTACTTTTACTTTGTATTATTACAAACAAACAGGAGAATCCGAGTCGCGCGATTGCAGCGATCGCAGACTCGGAGCAGAGATCGAGTACTATTGCAAAGaatgaagtataaaaaaaaccaaggATTTCAAGGACTTTTCTGCATTGCGCATCAAACgttcgaaaacaaaaatttatcctcattatgtatatattcttGCATTAAAACacgtaatttatatacatatacaatacatatacaCTTTCCTGGTCTGGTGTCTAGGGTATGCAATCTATGCCGATGGGTATGCAGGGCATGCGGCCAATGATGGGTGCAATGCCTGGTGCTCCCATTGCAACTGGTGGCATGATGGTTGCGGGGGGAACCGCGCCCACAATAATGGGTGCCCCGAGTCCCATGATGAGTGCTCCCCTGCAGCAGCAACACTCTCATAGCACTGCTCAGTCGCAAGCAAACGCTGTACAACTTGATCCTTTCGGTGCTCTGTGAGGGGATTAGGTACCTATCTTTTTTCCATCTATACCCAAACTATTAGGTGATattatgtttgtttttaattttttcaacattttctcttTACAATCCTTGGTAATCGAATTTTCTCGGCGATGACAACCATTTTATTTAACGTATgcgtataataatgataataataataatagcaataacaaTGCTGTAAACAAATCGATcctgtgtatataatatttgacTTTCTCcgtggttgttttttttttttctttttttttccttcctctttGTTTTATAGTAGATgcgaattaataattataatcatcGGTGGCTGGTTCCATGTACATTGTATTACCTTACCATCATCGCTCGATGACGTTAGCattcgacaatacgataaCGATACTTTgataattgttttcatttttttttcttttttcttttttttttgttccaggaATTCAATTGGAAttaagaagaagatgaagattaAGACGATGATAGATATGAAGATAATTTATGGAGCTCCAACTTTGTACATACTGTGTAATATGCCTTCTACATGTTCTGCTTCCATTCCTCGAAACCCCTCCCTTATCACAAGTTGATACTAATCCAACTATCGAAAAACCTCACTTCGTCCGCACCCATCCGCATCCCTCGCCCCTTTGTGAATACAACAggtatttatataaatattttcttatttttattagtCGCGATAGCGATCGTATTTCCAGAATGTtacattctttattttctttgcaaACGGTAAATCTTATTTTAAACGTTTGCCAAATtgttgtgtataaaattcgTATAAGTTGGCCTGCAGTGCTTATACAGATATGAATTCATTTCACTTGTTGAAAGTTATACAAATGATGAATTACAACAGTTTTAAATTCACGtttctaattgtaaaatttattgattttttttttgttttttgtttcttatcgttattatatgtcgttttaaaaatattatccaaTGTGAATAAAGTGTCGGATGAAATTCTTTTCCGTCAAACGGTCTAAGtagaattattcttttgtctttttttttactatgcTGAGTATAACGATCGTTGTAGCGAATCAATTCGACTACATCGCAATTCCTGATCCGTACTATAATTCACACTTGTATGTATTGTGCCAGTTTCTTTGAAATGAACAATTATCGTGGCGTATACACGTAGAATGAGATAGAATGTTTAGAATGAACTGTACATTTTCAGTCCCCACTAAATATCTGGTATGCAGAATAttgttgtatattattttttattttttttttcaatttattaccgtaagttagatattttattattattactattactattattattattattattatatctctAGTTACATTTTCTGGCCAAGGACATTGAAGCAGTAACGAAATAGTCTTTGTtttgaaagataaaataaaaaagtattaattaaataaatattattaattatcaaaataaatctatacatatatatgtatatacatatacacacaggcatatatgtgtataacaataacgataatgatGAATATGTAAGATTGTATTGTATGATTCTACACGAtaggaagaaggaaaaagataAGAGAGACGAAGAAACTGATGTAGACGGTTCCCCCAATTAAATGTTCTGCGTCACTGTAATGTTCCGATATGTCTTAACTAGTtagtaaattaataattattgtttaaaacaaaagaatatattattattattattattattattattatcattattattattagtaataATGCTATTGCTAGATCTATGATACTCACATAATATTATAACGATACCACATTGACGAATCTATGGATTCGATTATAGTTAAATATAATAACGATTTAAGAGGTCTACCATACAGTTGTACAGCTTGGagtacacacatatatatatatatatatatatatatatatatatatatatatatgtatgtatatatatatacacgctaaacaatttattgtggCTGTGGCTAAAAGGAGAATCACGTCGAATATCTAATTACAGAATGGTCTTGCTTGATCTCCGTGATGTggaaaggaaaacaaaaaaaaagaataaataataataataataatcgttcgGGTATTAGCTTCCGATTACATACATAAATCGcgtgtggtttttttttttcatggatGGTCGATAATCGCGCGCTATGAGTAAGTAAGTAAAGTATGCGAGTAAGTAAGTCgaaaaaatacgaagaaacaaacaaaagtgTTGTAAAATTTATCGCGCGTATGACATTTAAAgtatttaattgaattatgtctgtatacattatacacaaaCAAATAGTTACATACATGTGCATGAtacaaatttgtgaaattttaccaaataaaatatcaaactaCTTTGAGTAATAGAAATGTTACAAAGGCATAAATATTCCAGTTCACGATTGGCCACATTCTAATAATCGTCCGGTGTTAAAACGGTTCTTCTTGTTACTTTTGCttatttctatttctcttttttctaaCTTTAAACTACATTCGATAACGAAACGTTTGAAGAAACAATTCTTAGCTGGTATTGCGAAAATTAGTAGTACAGTATTTAGAAAATTGTAGTTTATAGAAGAACAGAAGAAGTAAGATAAACCCTCGCATGATTTGTACAATTGTATTTACTGAGACCGTATCCAGTTTAACGAGTTAATTAATGCACCCAAATTCTGTCCAACGGTTAAATCTGGTGCATAAATATTCTTCTCCAAGagaaagcaaaagaaaaaaataaataattaataaaacttGTACAATAAATCATATACACTATATACAAGGTATAATTTCAGCGAACGTTTTTTCTCTGCAATTATTGCATAACTATTTGTTTacgaaatatcaatttatcgCGATCTCGAGCCGAACAGCTACGTTAGTTTTACAGTTATTATAACCAACCGCGTTCATCGCTATTTTTCACCAGTTTTTATCTCAACATTTTACTCCTTttacaattataatttttctctcataattttctttttaaattgaaatttaaaacacAGGATATAATTTTATCGGCGTTTGATCGTataagtgaaattgaaaaaaaaattgttacatttAAAACAATATATTCGCGACTCGATGAAATTGTAACAGTTATGTAAATATGTaagttaaatttgaaaacgaagTAGTCGATTATATTTAATCGATTCCTTGGCACGTCAGTTCCACAATTGGTTGCAGAATTCAGAAATTTCTATTCGCGATTCGTTTTTATCCCCTTACGTTAGTTTTTGTCTAGCTTCAATCAtcgagacgaaaaaaaaattatgattgTAAAAATCAAGTCAATTCAGGACTGGAAGTATGCGATTAACGGTGTATCGTAGCGTTGTTGGCGAATGGTGCATTtgcgtataaataatataatatatacattatacatagaTACATACACACAGAAACGTTATAGTTATGTTAAAATTAAACGTGTATTATAAATCATAGATTAGAATATATAGATGACAAAGAGCGACGTTTATCTCCTTAATCATTCGCATGTACACACAATTgataaattacatttttattgcCTGGCAACTGTAgtgaaattagaaatttttattaacagCAATTCATGGGTAAATACGTAAAACTCTTTTTCAAAAACGCTAGAATTTAgagatttttattgttttccaaaattgcagattcgaatttttatcgtCGAATCGTAACATTgcatattgaaaatatgatacGTGCATAATAACAGATGCATAATTTAATCAAAGACGTCACTTAAGCCACACAAATCTCACTCGGCATAACGAGAATAATTTCTCTTCTATATTCTCTCACCGATTTCTCATCGACGAATTTTCTTAcctacaaattttttccaattaatcaTCAATGAACAATTATCGAAATTTCGTATGGCTTTTGTTTACCTGGCGAATTCGACTGCCCGTACGAATAGAAATTAATCTTCATAATCTGCAGGT
It includes:
- the lap gene encoding phosphatidylinositol-binding clathrin assembly protein LAP isoform X10, with translation MAGQTINDRLLAARHSIAGQGLAKSVCKATTEELIGPKKKHLDYLIHCTNEPNVSIPQLANLLIERSQNTNWTVVFKALITVHHMMCYGNERFTQYLASSNSTFQLSSFLDKSGVQAGARVGYDMSPFIRRYAKYLNEKALSYRTVAFDFCKVKRGKEDGTLRTMNPEKLLKTLPVLQAQLDSLLEFDCSANDLTNGVINMAFMLLFRDLIRLFACYNDGIINLLEKYFDMNKKQCRDALDLYRKFLTRMNSVGEFLKVAENVGIDKGDIPDLTKAPSSLLDALEQHLASLEGKKGSAANTPTQTASHRTNVKSGVSALSSTSMAFGTAASNARLDQTGNGHIDEALRQQALAEEEAAMNQYKAKVQSPSGGPSTNPFLSSPTNNAGQPIVDLFSSAPVTDNQAQKASDDLLQLAGNPFADMFGNAQAQPQPVQPAPGQNNMWMTNGNGFGAAPPPANNAFVTDNNFSSVFGNNQEQSSFDGLGSVLKPSTTVSGANNVSAAGQPATTGSGGKVLTGDLDSSLASLAQNLSINKSAQQQVKGMQWNSPKNAAKTGGQTGWTPQPMAATTGAGYRPMLVTIGIFSAVMHAWHMACCRLLQGQGMTQLPPTASMGFPTQPAMPLGMQSMPMGMQGMRPMMGAMPGAPIATGGMMVAGGTAPTIMGAPSPMMSAPLQQQHSHSTAQSQANAVQLDPFGAL
- the lap gene encoding phosphatidylinositol-binding clathrin assembly protein LAP isoform X11, whose translation is MAGQTINDRLLAARHSIAGQGLAKSVCKATTEELIGPKKKHLDYLIHCTNEPNVSIPQLANLLIERSQNTNWTVVFKALITVHHMMCYGNERFTQYLASSNSTFQLSSFLDKSGVQAGARVGYDMSPFIRRYAKYLNEKALSYRTVAFDFCKVKRGKEDGTLRTMNPEKLLKTLPVLQAQLDSLLEFDCSANDLTNGVINMAFMLLFRDLIRLFACYNDGIINLLEKYFDMNKKQCRDALDLYRKFLTRMNSVGEFLKVAENVGIDKGDIPDLTKAPSSLLDALEQHLASLEGKKGSAANTPTQTASHRTNVKSGVSALSSTSMAFGTAASNARLDQTGNGHIDEALRQQALAEEEAAMNQYKAKVQSPSGGPSTNPFLSSPTNNAGQPIVDLFSSAPVTDNQAQKASDDLLQLAGNPFADMFGNAQAQPQPVQPAPGQNNMWMTNGFGAAPPPANNAFVTDNNFSSVFGNNQEQSSFDGLGSVLKPSTTVSGANNVSAAGQPATTGSGGKVLTGDLDSSLASLAQNLSINKSAQQQVKGMQWNSPKNAAKTGGQTGWTPQPMAATTGAGYRPMLVTIGIFSAVMHAWHMACCRLLQGQGMTQLPPTASMGFPTQPAMPLGMQSMPMGMQGMRPMMGAMPGAPIATGGMMVAGGTAPTIMGAPSPMMSAPLQQQHSHSTAQSQANAVQLDPFGAL
- the lap gene encoding phosphatidylinositol-binding clathrin assembly protein isoform X7, with the translated sequence MAGQTINDRLLAARHSIAGQGLAKSVCKATTEELIGPKKKHLDYLIHCTNEPNVSIPQLANLLIERSQNTNWTVVFKALITVHHMMCYGNERFTQYLASSNSTFQLSSFLDKSGVQAGARVGYDMSPFIRRYAKYLNEKALSYRTVAFDFCKVKRGKEDGTLRTMNPEKLLKTLPVLQAQLDSLLEFDCSANDLTNGVINMAFMLLFRDLIRLFACYNDGIINLLEKYFDMNKKQCRDALDLYRKFLTRMNSVGEFLKVAENVGIDKGDIPDLTKAPSSLLDALEQHLASLEGKKGSAANTPTQTASHRTNVKSGVSALSSTSMAFGTAASNARLDQTGNGHIDEALRQQALAEEEAAMNQYKAKVQSPSGGPSTNPFLSSPTNNAGQPIVDLFSSAPVTDNQAQKASDDLLQLAGNPFADMFGNAQAQPQPVQPAPGQNNMWMTNDNNFSSVFGNNQEQSTAAAGLTGSVPNPFMSDFPTSGPQPTNAANIGLFDSNTDLTSSESQPSAGGGDLFSAGGQADFFGGDGTVVGTSDAGNGDAVLGSLPGAASSGALGSVKSTATPPPRPPPPASASNGTPRAMSPAIGGASTGRAAASAPSKSAFDDLNDSIRMALGGSPSRPPPLAQQAVPPAPQQSQQQQQQQQQQQQQQQQQQQQQQQQQPSLVGFDKFDMGGMGGIGVVGQPVMGVVVAPGYAIPSQTQIPVGYGSPAKQPMSAAGQPATTGSGGKVLTGDLDSSLASLAQNLSINKSAQQQVKGMQWNSPKNAAKTGGQTGWTPQPMAATTGAGYRPMLVTIGIFSAVMHAWHMACCRLLQGQGMTQLPPTASMGFPTQPAMPLGMQSMPMGMQGMRPMMGAMPGAPIATGGMMVAGGTAPTIMGAPSPMMSAPLQQQHSHSTAQSQANAVQLDPFGAL